From the Neobacillus sp. PS3-34 genome, the window AAATGGGAAGGCACCGATTCTAGTAAACATCCCATTGGCCTAACGAGCCATTATGACGTCGTCCCTATTTTAAAAGGAACAGAAAATAATTGGGAGCAGCCGCCTTTTAGCGGCACCGTTGAGAACGGATTGATCTGGGGACGGGGAACTTTAGATGATAAAATTGGCATTGTCGGGATTTTACAGGCAGTAGAATATCTATTAGATCAAGGATTCAAACCGAATCGAGATATGTATTTCATGTTTGGCTTTGATGAAGAGATTGGCGGGGACGAAGGCGCCAGCAAGATCGTTAGCACTCTCAAGCAAAGAGGAATTCAGTTTGAGTTTGTTTTAGATGAAGGCGGTGCGATTGTTGAGAACATGGTTCCCGGGGTTAAAGCGCCCGTGGGTGTCGTTGGTATTTCTGAAAAAGGTTCCGCGTCTGCGAAATTATCGATTCAGGGCAGCGGTGGCCATTCATCCCAGCCGAAGGACCACACCAATATTGGCCGAATTGCGAGTGCCATTTCAAAATTAGAAGATACCCAGTTTAAGGGTGCGCTTAGGGGTCCAGGAAATGATTTATTTGAGTTCGTTGCCCCGGAAATGAATTTCGGGATGAAATATGTGTTTGCAAACAAAGTGATTTTCAAGCCGCTCATTGAGAAAATTTTACTGCAGCAGCCGGCATCTGCCGCCTTAATCAGAACCACGATCGCCCCGACCATTTTCCAGGCGGGCGAGCAATATAATGCCTTGCCTGAACAAGCATCCGCTATTATTAACCTCCGCCTAATGCCTGGCGATTCGTTAGCGGATGTGGAAAGGTTCATTGAAGAAACAATTGACGATGCGGATATTAAAGTGACGGTCGAAGGCAGTGAAGCTTCCAAGGTATCCTCTGTGAACAGCTGGCAATTTAGAACCGTTCAACAATCAGCACGAAATGTTTTTAATCATGCTGTCGTGGCGCCATACTTAATGTTTGCCGGATCAGACGCAAGACAATATGACCCCATTTCGAAAAATACGTACCGCTTCTTACCTGTTCAAATCACTTCCAAGGATTTAAACAGGATGCATGGAACTAACGAACGTGTCAGCATCAAAAACTATCTAAATGCGATTAAGTTTTATGCGGAAGTTATCAAAGAATCGAATAAATAAACAATTAAATGTTTAGCACTCCATGGCCAGAGTATTTTCGGCAAAATGGGGTGCTTTTGGTATTTTAGTATTATTTGGTACGGTTCATTATACTTCGGCAATATGTTTTTTTTATGCAGAAAAATATTTCAACGTTATACGGCAGTTATATTGGCAATTGGAGACCACTGAAAATTTCTAGTTTCAAGGTTTCATACGGCTGGTATCTTCTTTTTTCCTTTGTATCATAAAATAAACAAATAGATATTCCGCCCTGGTGACCACTATTCAAATAGGCAATCATACGACCATTTTAGAGAATAAACATACTGCCCTTTTGTAAGCTGTTGTTCGCGGTTCCCCTCTGCCATCCAAAGTTGATGGTTACGAATGAAGGCAGCCTTAAGCGGCACTTCAGCAGAAGCGATTGGTATAAAAGTAAGACAGCTTAAGATACAGATTAAAAAAATCCTGAAACCCATGACCATCCCTCCTTATAATAGGATGTCCGAATTTTAGGACAATGATATCGATATTTCTAACAAATCGGTTCGAGGCGCATTAACTTTTACATTTGTAAGCCATCTTTCTTATGATCTGCTCATGTTGAGGATACTCCTTTAATAACTCCTCCTGGTTAAACAACTCAAAGTCTTCAAAATCGAACCCTGGCGAAACCATACAACCCACTAATGAGAAGGTTTCCTCTGCCATTACGGATGAACCAAAAATGGTGTTTTTAGGTACTAATACTTGAGGGACCTCCCCATTTTCAAGATTTAAACCTATATACATTTCTTTATATTCTCCACTCTCATCAATCATGTGGATTGTTAGTGGACTTCCGCCATGATAATACCAAAGTTCATCCGATTTTAGCCGATGAAAATGAGATATATCATGGGACTGTAGTAAAAAATAAATACTTGTGAAAAGTTTACGCTGATTACCATTGCTTGAAATTATGGCATCCGACTGGAATGTGCTTTTATAATATCCGCCTTCAGGATGCGGACTAAGACCAAGGTTTGTGATCCAAGATTGTGCCGTCTTTTTGTCCATGCCAGTTTCCTTTCTATAATTAACCAATCTACTTTTTATTATAAAGATGAAAAAAATTCAAATCAAATAATCAGTTATTTCTTGCCTCTAAAATGTTACAAAACATTCATTCTTTTCTTACAAAATCACTCATTTTTTTTATATCATTAATTTATGGTTTATTAAAAAAAGAGAGGACGTGAGCTATGCCTTTTAAATCCAGAACTGAACCAGAGAAATTAAAGATTTTAAGAGTTTTAAACTCACGAATGAACCTAACAGCAGATGAGCAGAAATATTATTTAAATCTTGAAAAAGGATATGAAGGTGAAGTTCAGTTTGATTTATTGACGGAGAAGCTTCAAAGTGACTGCTTGATATTAAACGATCTTCTGCTCGAGGTTAACAACACAAAATTCCAAATTGATACCTTGATTATTTATCAAGAAACCACTTACCTTTTCGAGGTGAAAAATTATGAAGGCGATTTTTATTTTGACCATGACATTCTCCAAACAATCTCGGGAAAGGAGATTAAGAATCCGCTAGACCAACTGAAACGAAGCAACTCCCTGCTCCGCCAGCTACTGCAAAATCTAGGATTTAATATTAACGTTGAAGCATACGTGATTTTCATTAACCACGAGTTTACTTTATATCAAACCCCATTAAACCTCCCTATTATTTTTCCGACACAGCTAAATCGCTTTTTGAAAAAATTAGACACGAAGCCATCACGTTTGAATAGCGTTCATAAGAAGCTTGCTGACAAACTAGTTTCATTGCATCAAACTGAATCACCTCCCTATTCACGCTTGCCCCCCTATGACTATAATCTGTTAAAAAAGGGCAATACGTGCAAAGATTGTCACTCATTTTCGATGTTTGTCGGGGGACATAAAATAGTGTGTAGTGAATGTGGGTGCGAAGAATTGGTTGCAACTGCCGTTATACGCAGTGTGGAGGAATTAAAGCTTCTATTTCCAGATCGAAAAATAACAACAAATGGCGTTTATGACTGGTGCAGAGTGGTTGAGTCCAAAAAGAGGATTAGCAGGATTCTTGTAGAGAACTATAAAGTGAATGGTAGTTGTAAATGGACGTTTTTTGAGTGAATAAATAGACTGTGGAGGTCTTCTATTAGACATTTCGATTACTCCGTTGCTAGGTTTTGTCCAATAGAGGGCTTCTATTAGACATTTTGATCACTCGGTTACTAGGTTTTGTCCAAGAGAGGGCTTCTATTAGACATTTTGATCACTCGGTTACTAGGTTTTGTCCAAGAGAGGGCTTCTATTAGACATTTTGATCACTCCGTTGCTAGGTTTTGTCCAATAGAGGGCTTCTATTAGACATTTTGATCACTCCGTTGCAGGGTTTTGTCCAATAGCCTTCTTCTATTAGACATTTTGATCACTCGGTTGCTAGGTTTTGTCCAATAGAGCCATTCTATTAGACATTTTGATCACTTGGTTGCTAGGTTTTGTCCAATAGAGGGCTTCTATTAGACATTTCGATCACTCGGTTGCCAAGTTTTGTCCAATAGTGCCATGGAGATGATGATAAAAAAGCGTCAGGCACCACCTTTGTCCTTTTGTGGTGCCTGGCGCCAACTCAATTTAATATCCGACCAGTTCCCCCAGTTTTCGAATTCCCTCAACAATTTCTTTCTCATCAGCATAACTGAACGAAAGTCGGAGGAACTCGGCTCCATCCTTTTGATCCAAGAAAAAGTATTTCCCTGGAACATAGGAAACACCTTCAGAAAGAGCCTGTGTTAATAATAACGACGTATCGACACCAGGAATTTTCACCCATACAAAGTAACCTCCTTCTGGAACATACCATGAAACGGATTCTGGAAGGGATTGTTCCAGCGAACGGATTAAGGTCGCACATTTAGCACTATAAACATCTTTTAAAATGATAAGCCGTTTCTCAAGATCCGTATTCTCTAGATATACGGCCATTGTGGATTGGGCGAATGGATGATCTAAATCTTTTTTAAACCACGATAATGCTGTGATGAATTCACTTGCTCCTGCTATCCATCCAATCCGCATTCCTGGCGCAACTACCTTGGATAATGAACCAACATGCAGAACCCGTCCGCCTTTATCTATTGCTTTTAGTGGAACCGGATTTTCATTAAACGATAACTCTCCATATGCGTCATCCTCTAAAATGAGGAAATCAAACTCTTCAGAAAGCTCTATCAAATGCTTGCGACGCTCTGCTGCCATGGTCGTCCCTGTTGGATTTTGAAAGGTTGGGATGGTATATAGAATCCGTGGCAGGGGAAGACCTTCGCGTTTTCTTTCAGCCAGCACTTCTTCAAGCTGATCCGTTCGCAGCCCCTGGTCATCAACAGGTATAGCAATAATCTGCTTCGTATAGTTTTGAAAAATCTCTAAAGCCTCCATATAAGTGGGAGATTCGACGGCCACTACTGCATTTTCATCCAGGAATATTCGGGCAATCAGATCAATCGCCTGGCAAGCGCCTGAAGTGATCAACAGCTCAGAATCCAGAACGTTCATACCACGTTCTGCCAATCTTTTGAGGATTTGCTGCTGTAGTCCTTCAATTCGTGGACTGCCGATATAATGGAGGGGCAAATCGTGCTCCTCATTAACAAGAGTAGCGACTGCTTTCTTTATTTCAGCAGCAGGAACAAGCGCAGGATCCGGATATCCTGAGCTCAAGCGGATACAGCCCTCTGGAAGGTTGGGCATCCATGCCCCCGGCGGATCATTCTTAAGTGCCGTTTTAATATGTTCGGAAAAAAAAGATTCAACGTTCAATTTGACCATCCACCTTTCCGTCAAACAAATCAAGTTTGATTATAGTTACTCCCTTAAATCGATTTTAAACTCTCTTCCCTGATGAGTGACAACAATTCCTCTTTATATTTTGCAAATTCGACTCTCCCTTTTACACTGTACTCCCGTGGCCGCTCTAACCCAATTGGAACCTTTTTCTTTAATCGCCCAGGTCTGGCAGTCATCACATAGACAGAATCTGCTAGAAAAATAGATTCATCCACATCGTGCGTGATAAAAAGAATCGTTTTTTTAGACTCATCCCATGCCTTTAACAACACTTCCTGCATGATGTTTCTAGTTTGAGCATCCAATGCGCCAAATGGTTCGTCCATTAAAAGAATCTTAGGGTCGTTGGCCAAAGCACGTGCAATGGCAACACGTTGTTTCATACCGCCAGATAATTGGATGGGATAATGTTTTTCAAAGCCTTCCAAACCAATTAATTGCAAGTAATGCCGTGCGACATCATTTCGTTCCTTTTGAGATGCACCATTTAATTTTAAACCAAACGTAATATTTTCCTTAACGGTTAACCATGGATATAACGTATACGATTGAAATACCATGCCGCGATCAGGTCCAGGACCATTGATGACCTCTCCATCCAACAGCACTTGTCCTGATGTAGCTTCTTCTAAGCCCGCGACAATTCGAAGAACGGTCGACTTTCCGCATCCAGAAGGCCCAGGATCGTGACAAACTCACCTTCGTTTATCGTAAAGGAAGTTTTTTCCAATGCCGTTGTTTCACCACTTTTTGTTTTAAAAACCTTTCCAACCTCTCTTATTTCCAGTTTCGCCGTTCCCGCATTTTTTTCAACCGTAGTGACCATCTTTATAAACCACCCTTTCTCATCCATGAAAACGAAGCGCGATAAATGGCTTTAAAGACCATATCTGTAATGAGCCCTAGTAATCCGATGGTTATAATGCCGACAATGATTTTATCTGGCTGCAAGAAACGGGATGCCTGCATGATCATATAACCTAAACCACTGGAAGCTCCGACAATTTCTGCAACCACTAAGTACGTCCAAGCCCAGCCAAAGGTTATTCTTAGTGTATCGACAATTCCAGGTAAGGACGCTGGCAGAATTACTTTTGTAAATACTTGAAGCTTTTTCGCTCCTAATGTATAGGAGACCTCAATTAACTCATTTTGAACATTTTTGGTTACATCCATGATCATGAGGGTCAGCTGGAAGAAGGTCCCTAGGAAAATAACGCTCATTTTCTCTGGCTCTCCAAGACCTATCCATAAAATTAATAATGGAATAAAGGCTGAAGCTGGCATATACCGGATGAATCCGATAATTGGTTCAAATGCGCCTTCCATGATTTTCAATGAGCCCATCAATATTCCTAATGGAATCCCAATTAGTGCGGCTACAAGAAATCCAACCAGCACCCTTGTAAAACTAATGCCAATATCAGAAAGAAGTTCTCCATGAAATAATAAATCAACAGCCGAAATTAATACTGCAGTCGGTGTCGGCAAAAATAACGGATTCACGATTCCGCCATAGCTTAGGACGGACCAAATGGCAAGAAATAAAATAAACGTTACCAATCCTGCCGAGGTAAAAAGACCTTTTGATATTTCTTTATTTGGCGTAAACAATTTTGCTAGCATTAAACCCACCCATTCTTTCAATCTTTTAAAAGAGCCTAACATATGAGGAATACCACCGTCTCATATGTTAGGCTCTGAAATTAATCAACAAGGTTCACGATTATTGGAAGCTAGGGTTAATAATATCTTCCGCTTTTGGTTCTTCTGTAATGATTTTTTGCTCTTTGTAAAACTTAATCGCATTTTCTGTTGATTGATAGATTGAACCTTTGTTGCTTTCTGTTCCAAATAATTGTTTGTTATCGTCTTTTGTGTAAAACTTCAAGCCGTCTTCTGTTGCCACGAATTCTTTTGTATCAATTTTAAGACCTTTTGCCATGATTTTATCCGCTTCATCTTTATGCTCTTTCCAGTACTTCATCGCTTCGCCCATTGCCTTCACAAATGCTTTCACATCATCTGGGCGGTTCTTAATAACGTCTTCTTTAAAACTAATCGTATCGACAATAATTCCAGGTAAATCTTTTGTCGTTAATAAGATTTTTCCGTTTGCTTGTGATCCTTTTGATAACCAAGGCTCCCACGTAACAGCTGCATCTACTTTACCAGCTGCAAATGCTGCACCCGCATCACCTGCAGACATTTGGACAACTTCCACGTCTTTTTCCGTTAAACCACCTTGCTTTAACGCTGTTAAAGCAAGCATATGGCTAGTTGAACCAACTTCAAATGCCATTGTTTTTCCTTTTAAGTCTTTGATATCATTAATTCCTTTTTTAACAAGAATTCCATCGCCACCATGTGAATCATCCAATACCCAAACAACATTAACCGGAATTTTAGAAGCAGCTAACGTAACCTGAACATCCAAAGCCGTTGCCATCCCATCAATTTTTCCACTTGCTAACGCTTGTTTTCGTTCTGCTAAGCCTTCCACAATCGAAAGGTCTACATCGATGCCATTCTTTTTGAAAAATCCTTTTTCTTTTGCTAAAAATAATGGGCCATACCCTGTCCAGGTAGGAAGTGTTACTTTCAAAGGCTCAGACGACTTTTTTGTACTGCCAGATGATTGTTCTTTTCCACAAGCAGCCATTGCAAATACTAACAAAAAGGAACAAATAATAACTAACCACTTTTTCACAGATAAATCCCCCTATTTTATGTATATATTAATTAACTATTAATATCTCATTTCGAATTTGTAATGTTTGATAAAACTGGCTCCCTTTCCTGTATATGCATAAATATAAACACCACTTTATAAATATAGATATTTATCTTTTTTATGTCAATATAGTTTGAAAATATTTTATAATCGAATTTTTCTTACCATTATTATTATTACCTTTAAAAAAGACAAG encodes:
- a CDS encoding M20 family peptidase, whose product is MKKWKLAFLLIAGLIVIFIIVTAFNTLTVKSRQPKPHPTKVSINEKEAVNHLSQAVTYKTVSYQERSKIDFREYDKFIAFLQKSFPTVYKQLDFEKVNDYGLVYKWEGTDSSKHPIGLTSHYDVVPILKGTENNWEQPPFSGTVENGLIWGRGTLDDKIGIVGILQAVEYLLDQGFKPNRDMYFMFGFDEEIGGDEGASKIVSTLKQRGIQFEFVLDEGGAIVENMVPGVKAPVGVVGISEKGSASAKLSIQGSGGHSSQPKDHTNIGRIASAISKLEDTQFKGALRGPGNDLFEFVAPEMNFGMKYVFANKVIFKPLIEKILLQQPASAALIRTTIAPTIFQAGEQYNALPEQASAIINLRLMPGDSLADVERFIEETIDDADIKVTVEGSEASKVSSVNSWQFRTVQQSARNVFNHAVVAPYLMFAGSDARQYDPISKNTYRFLPVQITSKDLNRMHGTNERVSIKNYLNAIKFYAEVIKESNK
- a CDS encoding cupin domain-containing protein, which encodes MDKKTAQSWITNLGLSPHPEGGYYKSTFQSDAIISSNGNQRKLFTSIYFLLQSHDISHFHRLKSDELWYYHGGSPLTIHMIDESGEYKEMYIGLNLENGEVPQVLVPKNTIFGSSVMAEETFSLVGCMVSPGFDFEDFELFNQEELLKEYPQHEQIIRKMAYKCKS
- a CDS encoding nuclease-related domain-containing protein, whose translation is MPFKSRTEPEKLKILRVLNSRMNLTADEQKYYLNLEKGYEGEVQFDLLTEKLQSDCLILNDLLLEVNNTKFQIDTLIIYQETTYLFEVKNYEGDFYFDHDILQTISGKEIKNPLDQLKRSNSLLRQLLQNLGFNINVEAYVIFINHEFTLYQTPLNLPIIFPTQLNRFLKKLDTKPSRLNSVHKKLADKLVSLHQTESPPYSRLPPYDYNLLKKGNTCKDCHSFSMFVGGHKIVCSECGCEELVATAVIRSVEELKLLFPDRKITTNGVYDWCRVVESKKRISRILVENYKVNGSCKWTFFE
- a CDS encoding PLP-dependent aminotransferase family protein; this encodes MNVESFFSEHIKTALKNDPPGAWMPNLPEGCIRLSSGYPDPALVPAAEIKKAVATLVNEEHDLPLHYIGSPRIEGLQQQILKRLAERGMNVLDSELLITSGACQAIDLIARIFLDENAVVAVESPTYMEALEIFQNYTKQIIAIPVDDQGLRTDQLEEVLAERKREGLPLPRILYTIPTFQNPTGTTMAAERRKHLIELSEEFDFLILEDDAYGELSFNENPVPLKAIDKGGRVLHVGSLSKVVAPGMRIGWIAGASEFITALSWFKKDLDHPFAQSTMAVYLENTDLEKRLIILKDVYSAKCATLIRSLEQSLPESVSWYVPEGGYFVWVKIPGVDTSLLLTQALSEGVSYVPGKYFFLDQKDGAEFLRLSFSYADEKEIVEGIRKLGELVGY
- a CDS encoding ABC transporter ATP-binding protein, which produces MVAGLEEATSGQVLLDGEVINGPGPDRGMVFQSYTLYPWLTVKENITFGLKLNGASQKERNDVARHYLQLIGLEGFEKHYPIQLSGGMKQRVAIARALANDPKILLMDEPFGALDAQTRNIMQEVLLKAWDESKKTILFITHDVDESIFLADSVYVMTARPGRLKKKVPIGLERPREYSVKGRVEFAKYKEELLSLIREESLKSI
- a CDS encoding ABC transporter permease, which produces MLAKLFTPNKEISKGLFTSAGLVTFILFLAIWSVLSYGGIVNPLFLPTPTAVLISAVDLLFHGELLSDIGISFTRVLVGFLVAALIGIPLGILMGSLKIMEGAFEPIIGFIRYMPASAFIPLLILWIGLGEPEKMSVIFLGTFFQLTLMIMDVTKNVQNELIEVSYTLGAKKLQVFTKVILPASLPGIVDTLRITFGWAWTYLVVAEIVGASSGLGYMIMQASRFLQPDKIIVGIITIGLLGLITDMVFKAIYRASFSWMRKGGL
- a CDS encoding ABC transporter substrate-binding protein; the encoded protein is MKKWLVIICSFLLVFAMAACGKEQSSGSTKKSSEPLKVTLPTWTGYGPLFLAKEKGFFKKNGIDVDLSIVEGLAERKQALASGKIDGMATALDVQVTLAASKIPVNVVWVLDDSHGGDGILVKKGINDIKDLKGKTMAFEVGSTSHMLALTALKQGGLTEKDVEVVQMSAGDAGAAFAAGKVDAAVTWEPWLSKGSQANGKILLTTKDLPGIIVDTISFKEDVIKNRPDDVKAFVKAMGEAMKYWKEHKDEADKIMAKGLKIDTKEFVATEDGLKFYTKDDNKQLFGTESNKGSIYQSTENAIKFYKEQKIITEEPKAEDIINPSFQ